From Bradyrhizobium sp. sBnM-33:
CGGAGACGCGCCGGTGGATCAGGATGGGTCTGCGCTCGGTCCCCTGTGCCGCCGCTTCGCAGCAGGCGCAAACGCCCGTGTATCGACGCCGGGTAAGCAGCGACGCGCTCGCGGTGGCCACAGCCTCGCATCGCGTGGCCGATGATGTTCCGGAGCATCAGCATGGCCGGGAAAATGGAGCGCTCGATGGGAGTGTTATCGCATGTGCGGGTCATTGAGATCGGTAGCTCGGCCGCAACCAGCTATTGCGCGCGGTTGTTTGCCGATTTTGGCGCCGATGTTCTGAAGTGGACCCTATGCTGAGGACCACTGGGTCCGGTTTCTTAAGTGGAGCTGCTGCCGTTCGTTCTTCCCAATAACTTTACGCTACTCTTGCTTGCTGGTGTTGTGGCTGTGGGGATGTGGGGATGTGGGCACGCGCAGCGTTGTCCAAGCTTCTCGCTTGCGAGAAGCGTCATATCCACAGCCTCTTCGCCGAATGCGCCGGCTCGCCAGACCGTCATCGGCGCGCAGTTTTCCAGCGCTTGATGAGGGCGCTGGAGATTGTAAAACTCGATCCATCGGGCGATTCCGGCCTTGGCCTCATGGCCATCCGAATAACCCTTGAGATAGATGTCCTCGTATTTGAGCGAGCGCCACAGCCGCTCAATGAACACGTTGTCCATCCAGCGCCCGCGACCGTCCATCGAGATCCTGACGCCGGTGGCGGCCAGCGTGCCGGTGAAGGCGGCGCTGGTGAACTGGCTGCCCTGGTCGGTATTGAAGATCTCAGGCCGGCCGAAGCGCGCCAAGGCCTCTTCGAGCGCAGACACGCAGAACGATGTGTCCATCGTGTTCGACAGGCGCCAGGCCAGCACCGCACGGCTCGCCCAATCGATGATCGCCACCAGATACAGAAAGCCCTGGCCGATCGGCACATAGGTGATATCGGCCGCCCACACTTGATTCGGCCGGTCGATCACCATATGGCGCAGGAGATACGGGAAGATCTTGTGTCCCGGCGCCGGCTTTGTGGTTCTGGGCTTTGGTCCCAGCGCCGCGATGCCCATCTTGCGCATCAACCGCTGCACGCGCTTGCGATTGATGCGACACCCTTCGCCATTGAGCATCGCCGTCATCCGCCGCGAGCCCAGGAACGGCCAGGCCGTGAACAGCTGGTCGATCCGCCGCATCAGCTCAACGTCGTTGTCATTGGCCGGCCGCGGCGGCCGATATACGCTCGATCGCGCAACGCTCAGCAGTTGGCATTGCCGGCGGATCGATAGACTCTCATGATCGCGCTGAAGCAATCCTCGGCGATCCGGCGCGCTCATCTTCCGGACCTCCTGGCTAAGAAATCTCGCTCGACCGTCTATTGTCCGATCTTGGCGTGGAGCTTCTCGACCTCCAGTTCGTGGGCCGCCTCGCCATCCCGACCAGCGCCCGCGTCGAACGCCCGAACCGCTTGATCCTGAAGTTGCTTCTTCCACGCTTAATCTGGTTCACATGCACCTGGTAGCGCTGCGCCAGATCCGTCACCGTTGATTGTTCTCGCAGCGCCTCCAAGCCGATCTTTGCCTTCAGCGCCGCATCGATTTTCCGTCTCGTCTTCTTCATGGTCCGCTCCGTTTATCAAAACGGAACGGCATCCGCACCACCTAAGCCGCGGTCCAAAATCCGGGGTCCACTTCAGTTTCAGAAGGTCGAGCCGCCATCAGGCGATCCACTTCGCCGCAGCGCGCCACTCACGCCCAACGGTCAGAGCGCGTGGTTCGCATTCCTGAACTTCAATAAGTCAAGCGTCATCATGGATACCGCCGACCTCGACGCGATCACACGGCTGACGGCACTCATCGACGACTGCGACATTCTGATTGATAGCCGCGATGTGGATGACGCGGATTGCCCGTTCATTGACATCGCTGCGATCCGGCAGCAACGCTCCGGGTTGACCTACCTCGAAGCTAGCTGGTTCGGCCCGGAAGGACCCTATGCAGGAGTCGCCGCAACCGATTCGACAATCCGCGCGCTCGCCGGCCTCATCAAGGTGGTTGGACCTGTCGAGGGACCGCCGTTGCACGCACCTGATT
This genomic window contains:
- a CDS encoding CoA transferase; this translates as MAGKMERSMGVLSHVRVIEIGSSAATSYCARLFADFGADVLKWTLC